In the Flavisolibacter tropicus genome, one interval contains:
- a CDS encoding DUF4920 domain-containing protein, whose product MKKLLLSFLVLGTLHVQAQDHNSEIKPAAKGVLYGSEIAAAGDAINANDIQAKMNNGVYDGKVTGKVTEVCKAMGCWIRVAKADGSTLMVKTKDHAFFLPQDLVGKTVVMEGSASVKEVTEEKRKHFAEDAGKSKAEIKKIKGSEKEVQFIASGIKVMD is encoded by the coding sequence ATGAAAAAGCTGCTGCTCTCTTTTCTTGTTTTAGGTACGCTGCACGTACAAGCACAAGACCACAATAGCGAAATCAAGCCTGCTGCTAAAGGCGTACTTTATGGAAGCGAAATAGCAGCTGCTGGTGATGCTATCAACGCCAATGATATTCAGGCTAAAATGAACAATGGTGTATATGATGGAAAAGTAACCGGCAAGGTAACAGAAGTGTGTAAGGCCATGGGTTGCTGGATCCGCGTGGCCAAAGCCGACGGCTCTACGCTGATGGTAAAAACAAAAGACCATGCTTTCTTTTTACCGCAAGACCTGGTTGGCAAAACAGTAGTGATGGAAGGCTCTGCCAGTGTGAAAGAAGTAACTGAGGAAAAGCGTAAACATTTTGCTGAAGATGCGGGCAAAAGCAAAGCCGAGATCAAAAAAATCAAAGGCTCTGAAAAAGAGGTACAATTCATTGCCAGCGGCATAAAAGTGATGGATTAA
- a CDS encoding cyanophycinase produces the protein MAQRARPANTCPVPKGILLIIGGAENKGEETAKDKQTPDDFKRLEVLKKLVELTRKDQPVIEMVTTGTSDPKEAFDDYKKTFAKLKIKHVGHIHHYSHKELFEKDEALLERLRQTDVIFFTGGNQLKYTSIYGGTQFLLALKDRYIHDKIVIAGTSAGAMVLSTPMIYAGNDEVQELGGMIKVTTGLEFLKDVCIDTHFVHRGRFVRMAQVVVTNPTCVGMGIEEDTAIVVRNGLDVEVVGTGTVIIIEGFHITESSIDDFTEERPITIRDMKVHILSGGDKYQIPQINPPHV, from the coding sequence ATGGCACAGCGAGCAAGACCAGCGAATACCTGCCCGGTACCAAAAGGCATCTTGTTGATTATCGGCGGAGCTGAGAATAAAGGAGAAGAAACAGCCAAAGACAAACAAACACCGGACGATTTTAAACGTCTGGAGGTTTTGAAAAAGCTTGTTGAATTAACAAGGAAAGACCAACCTGTTATTGAAATGGTTACTACAGGTACTTCTGATCCGAAAGAAGCCTTTGATGACTACAAAAAGACATTTGCTAAGCTGAAGATTAAACACGTAGGTCATATCCATCATTACTCACATAAAGAGCTTTTTGAGAAGGATGAAGCCTTACTGGAGCGGCTGAGGCAAACCGATGTTATCTTCTTTACCGGGGGCAATCAGCTCAAATACACCTCTATATATGGTGGTACACAGTTTCTGCTGGCTTTGAAGGATCGCTACATCCATGATAAAATAGTTATTGCCGGAACCAGTGCTGGCGCAATGGTACTGTCAACGCCAATGATCTATGCCGGTAATGACGAAGTGCAGGAGCTGGGGGGAATGATCAAAGTAACCACGGGCTTGGAGTTTTTAAAAGACGTGTGTATTGATACGCATTTTGTACACCGGGGCCGGTTTGTGCGCATGGCACAGGTTGTTGTAACCAATCCTACTTGCGTTGGCATGGGTATAGAAGAAGATACTGCTATTGTAGTGCGCAACGGATTGGATGTAGAGGTAGTAGGAACTGGTACAGTCATTATAATTGAAGGCTTTCATATTACCGAATCAAGCATTGATGATTTTACTGAAGAAAGACCTATAACTATCCGCGATATGAAAGTGCATATCTTATCTGGCGGTGATAAATACCAGATCCCGCAAATCAACCCACCGCATGTGTAA
- a CDS encoding copper resistance protein NlpE N-terminal domain-containing protein — MLTEDSAKPDGTEVNDTTTIISTDTAQAYSAKVLPPAAIKLPLGFYRVKVPCVNCPEVEQTVYFERNKTFLMEETDPESHSGIVRTSGSFNPAGSTVWAYKGQVVKARYTWGGDTLYYLLPNGKRLRMQKVTAAIDNDAWKKKGKEGLVFFGIGNEPFWNLEINQQEHLAFHQAEWTTPLQFDSVNVSTTEDSLVYTASLDSASIKAVIYNRFCSDGMSDYIYPNSIKVEYNGKTFKGCGIKY, encoded by the coding sequence GTGCTAACAGAAGACTCTGCCAAACCCGACGGTACTGAAGTTAATGATACCACTACCATCATTTCTACTGATACCGCCCAGGCATATAGTGCCAAGGTGCTTCCTCCCGCCGCTATCAAACTTCCCCTTGGTTTTTACCGTGTAAAGGTTCCCTGCGTTAATTGCCCCGAGGTAGAACAAACCGTATATTTTGAACGCAACAAAACCTTTTTAATGGAAGAAACCGACCCGGAAAGCCATTCGGGCATAGTAAGAACAAGCGGTTCTTTTAATCCCGCCGGCAGCACCGTATGGGCCTATAAAGGCCAGGTAGTAAAAGCCCGTTATACCTGGGGGGGCGATACTTTGTACTACCTGTTGCCAAATGGAAAGCGCCTGCGCATGCAAAAAGTAACCGCTGCTATTGATAATGATGCCTGGAAAAAGAAAGGCAAAGAAGGGCTCGTATTTTTTGGTATTGGCAATGAGCCTTTCTGGAACCTGGAGATCAATCAGCAGGAGCATCTTGCTTTTCATCAGGCTGAATGGACAACACCGCTGCAGTTTGATAGTGTAAACGTGTCCACTACTGAAGATTCACTGGTTTATACTGCTTCTTTAGATTCGGCTTCCATTAAAGCTGTCATCTACAACCGTTTTTGCTCTGATGGCATGAGTGATTATATCTACCCTAACAGTATAAAGGTGGAGTATAATGGAAAGACCTTTAAAGGATGTGGAATAAAGTACTAG
- a CDS encoding ATP-binding protein, with protein sequence MIKHFTPFRRLIGYVILFCGLLIFLIWNQLLSHLDKYRQESIAVATNRNANLVAGLEQYTISIIQNADAVLKLVKLEYEQTGKVDFNTLVKREVIDVQKFNSLAILDEKGFLKVSNIDKKDKSSLSFSDREYFTFHINHPDGLFVSEPLFSRTINKTVVVLSRRINRKDGHFDGVVAVQIEPTTFTRFYANANLETNDIISLISPSGITYARRTGNKESFGESIIKSPLFAHVKQKPIDNYYAKDALHGIPTYFSYRKLENYPVIATVGAAESVVLLDYYKKKDHDYTFGIIITLLLILFAILICATLIHYKKADSQIKDSNARYRTIFDNSRDGIFLLSPNGCIAAINEAAYQLFKVDVDVSGEVAFEQLFQSAIPAINFEQLTANWDTKNEFQFTCLDNSSFIGEIALNSFQDSSFTKHLIINIRDITARKHMEQQLLEEQKRFQLQLTKQIIQAQEKEREAIGHELHDNVNQILTTVKLYLEMAYASPENRDTLLPRSITHVNECIHEIRDLSHALSSPTLGTRSLVDSVKALLESIESSTSLCISFNHEAYNKPIIIDQKLTIYRILQEQLTNIIKHAEATNVSVTISQTDAATEVSVIDDGKGFNMDALRQGIGLNNMLSRVKVWNGDMKVYSQVNDGCELWISLPIHAAKAVVSRKVGSEGS encoded by the coding sequence GTGATTAAGCATTTCACCCCCTTTCGCAGGCTCATTGGCTATGTCATTCTGTTTTGCGGCCTGCTCATTTTTTTGATCTGGAATCAGCTGTTAAGCCACCTGGATAAATACCGACAGGAAAGCATTGCTGTAGCTACCAACCGGAACGCAAACCTGGTTGCAGGGTTGGAGCAATACACCATCAGTATTATTCAAAACGCAGATGCTGTTTTGAAGTTGGTAAAGCTGGAATATGAACAAACCGGGAAAGTTGATTTTAATACCCTGGTAAAGCGCGAGGTTATAGATGTCCAAAAATTTAATAGCCTCGCCATCCTGGATGAGAAGGGATTCTTAAAGGTTTCCAATATTGACAAGAAGGATAAATCATCGCTTAGCTTTTCTGATCGCGAGTATTTTACGTTTCACATCAACCACCCGGATGGCTTGTTTGTTAGTGAGCCTTTATTTTCCAGGACCATCAATAAAACAGTTGTTGTATTAAGCCGTCGCATCAATAGGAAAGATGGACATTTTGATGGGGTAGTGGCTGTTCAGATAGAGCCGACAACCTTTACCCGCTTTTACGCCAATGCCAATCTTGAAACCAATGATATTATTTCATTGATTTCACCCTCCGGTATAACCTACGCCCGCAGAACAGGCAACAAAGAAAGTTTTGGAGAAAGTATTATAAAGAGCCCTCTGTTTGCCCATGTAAAACAAAAGCCTATTGACAACTACTATGCAAAAGATGCTTTGCATGGGATCCCTACTTATTTCAGTTACCGCAAACTGGAAAACTATCCTGTTATTGCCACAGTGGGAGCGGCCGAATCTGTTGTGCTATTGGATTATTACAAAAAGAAGGATCATGACTACACCTTTGGTATCATAATCACACTTCTACTCATTCTGTTCGCCATTTTAATATGCGCCACACTCATACATTATAAAAAAGCAGATAGCCAGATAAAAGATAGTAACGCACGTTACCGCACCATTTTTGACAACAGCCGCGATGGTATCTTTTTGCTATCACCTAATGGTTGTATTGCTGCCATCAATGAAGCGGCGTACCAGCTCTTTAAAGTAGATGTAGATGTTAGTGGGGAAGTGGCCTTTGAGCAGCTATTCCAAAGCGCTATACCTGCCATCAATTTTGAACAGCTTACTGCTAACTGGGATACCAAAAACGAATTTCAGTTTACCTGTCTGGACAACAGTTCATTCATTGGAGAGATTGCCTTGAACTCTTTTCAAGATTCTTCTTTCACAAAACATCTTATCATCAACATAAGAGACATTACTGCCCGCAAGCATATGGAGCAGCAGTTGCTGGAGGAGCAAAAGCGTTTTCAGCTGCAGTTGACCAAACAAATTATCCAGGCACAGGAAAAGGAGCGGGAAGCCATTGGTCATGAACTGCACGACAATGTCAATCAAATTCTTACTACTGTAAAGCTGTACCTGGAAATGGCTTATGCCAGCCCTGAAAACCGGGATACCTTATTGCCCAGATCCATTACCCATGTCAATGAGTGCATCCATGAAATAAGGGATCTATCACACGCTCTTTCGTCACCCACATTAGGTACCCGATCATTAGTAGATTCAGTGAAGGCTTTGTTGGAGTCTATAGAATCGTCCACTTCGCTTTGTATCTCCTTTAATCACGAAGCGTATAACAAACCTATTATTATAGATCAAAAACTGACCATTTACCGGATCCTGCAAGAACAATTGACCAATATTATTAAACATGCAGAAGCCACTAATGTATCTGTAACGATTTCACAAACTGATGCAGCTACGGAAGTAAGCGTTATTGATGATGGAAAAGGGTTTAACATGGATGCCCTTCGCCAAGGCATTGGTCTTAATAATATGCTAAGCCG
- a CDS encoding S41 family peptidase, with the protein MRVFLFPILLATSSFLHAQKLNTKEYKEDFTYFWNTLREDYAYFDKKQTNWNAVKTHYEKGLDTIKSNRDFTFLLEAVFRELYDDHASLNTNTPYSRRLVPSGTDVWAAYVKGKPLILEVRHRFGAEKAGITAGMEVVAINDVAVEQAIAPFLPKTMKNEDPEALNYALRVALAGNHIQPRKLSLKQKDKVTDYFPDTPQMLLENIQYPSLVNSAINNDIGYIKINNSLYNNELIAAFDSIMANMANTKALILDLRETPSGGNTTVARAILGWFVNKDQFYQKHEIPAEERAYGVKRSWIEIVSPRKGKYYGKPLVVLGSHWTGSAGEGITIAFDGLKRATVIGTRLAGLNGAIYSYSMPNTKIGFSFPVEKLYHVDGTPRELYKPTIELDLAAVPALYNQDPALEEAKATIDRKLKITKKK; encoded by the coding sequence ATGAGAGTCTTCCTTTTCCCCATACTCCTAGCAACCAGCAGCTTCTTGCATGCTCAGAAATTAAACACTAAGGAATACAAAGAAGACTTTACTTATTTCTGGAATACGCTACGCGAGGATTATGCCTATTTTGATAAAAAGCAAACCAATTGGAATGCAGTAAAAACCCATTATGAAAAGGGGTTGGACACCATAAAGTCTAACCGGGACTTTACCTTCTTGCTGGAAGCCGTATTTCGTGAGCTTTATGATGACCATGCTTCTCTAAACACCAACACGCCTTACTCCCGTCGCCTAGTGCCTTCTGGTACCGATGTGTGGGCTGCCTATGTTAAGGGGAAGCCGCTCATTCTAGAAGTGCGCCACCGTTTTGGTGCGGAAAAGGCGGGCATTACGGCAGGCATGGAAGTGGTGGCTATCAATGATGTAGCAGTAGAACAAGCTATTGCACCTTTTCTTCCTAAAACAATGAAAAATGAAGACCCGGAGGCGCTCAATTATGCCTTGCGAGTAGCATTGGCTGGCAATCATATACAACCCAGGAAATTAAGCTTAAAACAAAAGGATAAGGTTACCGACTATTTCCCAGACACACCGCAAATGCTTTTGGAAAATATTCAATATCCATCATTGGTAAACAGTGCCATCAACAATGATATTGGCTATATTAAAATCAACAACAGCCTGTACAACAATGAGCTCATTGCAGCATTTGATAGCATAATGGCAAATATGGCCAATACCAAAGCGCTGATTCTTGACCTGCGCGAAACACCCAGTGGCGGCAATACCACAGTGGCACGTGCCATCTTAGGCTGGTTTGTGAACAAAGACCAGTTTTACCAAAAACATGAAATCCCTGCAGAAGAACGAGCCTATGGTGTCAAACGTAGCTGGATAGAGATTGTTTCTCCGCGAAAGGGTAAATACTACGGTAAACCGCTGGTGGTTTTAGGCAGCCATTGGACGGGCAGTGCAGGAGAGGGAATTACCATTGCGTTCGATGGTTTAAAGCGCGCCACTGTCATTGGTACCCGCTTAGCCGGGTTAAATGGCGCTATTTATTCGTACAGCATGCCCAACACCAAAATTGGTTTCTCTTTTCCAGTAGAGAAACTCTATCATGTTGACGGCACTCCACGTGAATTATATAAACCCACTATTGAACTAGACCTTGCGGCTGTGCCTGCGCTATATAATCAAGACCCGGCACTAGAAGAAGCGAAAGCTACAATTGACCGTAAACTAAAAATAACAAAAAAGAAATAG